The DNA region GCGCTACCAACAGCCTCAGTACCGGCCTGGCGGCTACCAGCGGGCAATGTCACGCTCAGTCAAGAAGCCTGGGGGCAAGGTGAGGAGCCAAAATGCCTCTGCTCGGGTACTCATCCTCACGGCTGGCCGTCTTTCACGGAGTGGGCGACAACATCGTGAAAATGGCCAATGCCGGCGGGAGTGCCAAACAGTGGGGCTATCTGCGGTCTGGTGACTGACGCCGGAGTGGCTACTGAAATTTAATAAGCTGACCCCGGGTGAAGCGCTCCCCTGGTCGAAAGCGGGTAAAGAGGTCGTCTCGTTCCGGTACGATCTCAGCGGCCTGGGGCACGCTATTCCGGTGGAACACTGCACGGCCCCGCATCAGAACAACGGAACGGCTACCTTTTCCAATAAAGACTTGGATTTTCCATGCGGCCTGGTGGTCGGCGGTGTTTTGGTATTGCCCGATGAGGTGACCTCCTTTGAGGAAGACCAGGCGAGATTGGACCGGCGATGACACAGGGCTATACCGTACCGGCGACTACAATCGCCGGAAACGTAATAACTACGCGCCCTCAACGGCTGGTAAATCCGCCCATCGAGTTTGTTATATCCGATTACAAACGGGAGAGGGATACCCCTTTCTTGCACTTTTTTTCTGCCCGATATTGCTTTCCGAATAAAGCCTTTACTTTTACTCTATTCAACGTTTTTGAATCCTGAGAGAGAGACCGAGCTCCAATCTTACTACTGCTGGAAGAAGGATGGGGGAAGGAGAACGAATTGGGTGTATAAGAGGGATTGGAAACACAAACGTTAGCAACAACCAGAAAATGGGCATTAAAATTTATTCACAAAAGCAAAAATCACGTATGAAATATCCATTAATTATTTTGTTTGTCCTTTCAATGCAAGCATTATTTAGTCAAGAAACCACCCTAGATGAAGCGTATAAAAAAGATGTAATTGAAAAACTGTCTGTGTTAATGCAAGACTTCTACATCTATCCAGATATTGCAAAGAAAACGAGCGAACATCTTGATAACCAATATAAAGCTGGGTATTTTGATACATGTAAAGACAACCAAAGATTTGCGGCCATCCTCACAGAGGTAGTGCAAAGTGTCAATAAGGATAAGCATATGAGGATAATGTCCAATCAACCTTATATCGCTCCAAAAAATACGCTGGAAGCAAAAGCAGAGCATCGAAGGGGTCAGATTAATAATTACAGAAGCATTAATCACGGCTTTAAAGAATTGAAGATGCTGGAAGGCAATGTTGCATATCTGGATTTAAGGATGTTTGCACCTATGGATAGAGCGAAAGAAATTGCGGATGCCTATATGAAATTGATGTCTTTAGCAGATGCAGTAATCATTGATTTAACAAAAAATGGTGGTGGAGATCCATCTATGGTCCAATATCTTTGCAGTTATTTCTTTGCTCAGAAATTGCACTTAAATAGCCTCTATTACAGAGAAGGAGATAGGACTGAAGAATTTTGGACATTAGAAGAAGTAGGTGGTAAAAAATTGATTGACATACCTCTATTTGTAATGATTGGTGAAGAAACATTCTCTGGAGCAGAGGAATTCTCCTATAATATGCAAACACAAAGAAGAGCGACTTTAATAGGACAAACGTCTGCAGGAGCAGCAAATCCAGGCGGAACAAGGGGCATTAACGATCAGTTGTCTGTTTTTATCCCTACCGGAAGAGCAATTAATCCCATTACTAATACCAGCTGGGAAGGAATAGGTGTGCAACCAGAAATCATTACTAAAAAAGAAGAAACATTTGATCAAGCACTCAAAGAAGCCCAAAAAGCTGCTGATCTCTTAAGGAGAAACAAACTTGAAACATACATTCAATTGCAAAGAAAACTCAACCAAAGTCTCGAAAATTTCAAGAAAGGAGAATCAGAAAATGAAATAAGTAGCTGTATTAAAAA from Sphingobacteriales bacterium includes:
- a CDS encoding S41 family peptidase codes for the protein MGIKIYSQKQKSRMKYPLIILFVLSMQALFSQETTLDEAYKKDVIEKLSVLMQDFYIYPDIAKKTSEHLDNQYKAGYFDTCKDNQRFAAILTEVVQSVNKDKHMRIMSNQPYIAPKNTLEAKAEHRRGQINNYRSINHGFKELKMLEGNVAYLDLRMFAPMDRAKEIADAYMKLMSLADAVIIDLTKNGGGDPSMVQYLCSYFFAQKLHLNSLYYREGDRTEEFWTLEEVGGKKLIDIPLFVMIGEETFSGAEEFSYNMQTQRRATLIGQTSAGAANPGGTRGINDQLSVFIPTGRAINPITNTSWEGIGVQPEIITKKEETFDQALKEAQKAADLLRRNKLETYIQLQRKLNQSLENFKKGESENEISSCIKNLVDSQLFGEWDINNLGYEYMTKLNKPEIGLCILKSNTIHFPESPNVYDSYGEALKITGDLKASLKSYQKAVDIAIKNNDENLTYYKEALQKIKNEINADK